One genomic window of Aquisalimonas sp. 2447 includes the following:
- a CDS encoding histidine phosphatase family protein: MVLLAAILAWLPPAVLAVDNDEALTLLREGEAVLILRHALAPGTGDPPGFDIGDCSTQRNLNDRGREQAGAWKPFLRDHGIERARVLSSQWCRSMDTAEVIDVGEVAEFPPLNSFFAGRGDRERQTRETIAHVNAMGAGDPIILVSHQVNTRALTGTSVRSNEGVVVRLPLSRGQGVLARVSPDTQ, translated from the coding sequence GTGGTTCTACTGGCCGCGATACTGGCGTGGCTGCCTCCCGCCGTGCTCGCCGTGGACAACGACGAGGCCCTGACACTCCTCCGCGAGGGGGAGGCGGTATTGATTCTGCGGCACGCCCTCGCGCCGGGCACCGGTGACCCGCCTGGCTTCGACATAGGTGACTGTTCGACCCAGCGGAACCTCAATGATCGCGGACGGGAGCAGGCAGGAGCCTGGAAGCCGTTTCTGCGGGATCACGGTATCGAGCGGGCACGCGTCCTATCCAGCCAGTGGTGCCGCAGCATGGACACGGCCGAGGTGATAGATGTGGGCGAGGTTGCGGAGTTTCCGCCGCTGAACTCGTTCTTCGCCGGCCGGGGTGATCGTGAGCGACAGACCCGCGAGACGATCGCGCACGTCAATGCCATGGGTGCTGGCGACCCCATTATCCTAGTCTCCCACCAGGTCAACACAAGGGCCCTTACAGGCACGTCTGTCAGATCCAACGAAGGTGTCGTTGTGCGTTTGCCGCTTTCCCGGGGACAAGGTGTCCTGGCCAGAGTCAGCCCCGATACCCAATAA